A portion of the Juglans microcarpa x Juglans regia isolate MS1-56 chromosome 1D, Jm3101_v1.0, whole genome shotgun sequence genome contains these proteins:
- the LOC121239711 gene encoding general transcription factor 3C polypeptide 5-like isoform X2 yields MGVIENGATSGVLPSSEAFAVHYPGYPSSTARAVKTLGGTEGILKARSSQSNKLELRFRPEDLYSHPAFGELRPCDNLLLKIAKKESSTDGGQICADIVARVPEAYHFDGMVDYQHVVAVHADVAERRKKRNWAEMEDPHFEKGGLMDVDQEDVMILLPPLFSLKDMPENLVLRPPPTLSSKTKQDEVVQQDWKMDMEPVLAIDFNIKEIPKRVNWEGYVPQGSDQWEWQMLLSNLFDERPIWPKESLTKRLLDKGLTFTVEMFRRLLSRIAYYFSSGPFLRFWIRKGYDPRKDPDSRIYQRIDFRVPQPLRSYCDANAAKGLKHRWEEICAFQVFPYKFQTSLQFFELADDYIQQEIRKPLMQTTCTFGTGWFSYHMLNCLRQRLMVRFLSIFPKPGAENLLRAASERFEKLKKEGNKIALKPGEVHQQTNAESTRNEDEGPNNVEDEEEDEVDNAEEELDQYEALDLILASPCRRGR; encoded by the exons ATGGGAGTGATAGAAAACGGCGCCACATCCGGTGTATTGCCGAGCAGTGAGGCTTTCGCCGTCCACTATCCCGGCTACCCTTCTTCCACGGCACGTGCCGTTAAGACCCTCGGGGGCACCGAAGGAATTCTCAAG GCTCGCAGTTCACAATCGAACAAGTTGGAGCTCCGTTTCCGCCCTGAAGACCTGTATTCGCACCCGGCGTTCGGGGAGCTCCGTCCCTGCGACAATTTGCTGCTGAAAATAGCTAAGAAAGAGTCCAGTACTGATGGTGGCCAAATTTGCGCTGACATCGTTGCTCGCGTCCCCGAGGCTTATCACTTCGACGGAATGGTGGACTACCAGCATGTTGTGGCTGTCCATGCGGACGTTGCcgagagaaggaaaaagagaaattggGCCGAGATGGAGGACCCACATTTtg AGAAGGGTGGTCTGATGGATGTGGATCAGGAGGATGTTATGATTCTGTTGCCCCCGCTTTTTTCGCTTAAGGATATGCCTGAGAATCTAGT GTTAAGACCACCACCCACATTaagttcaaaaacaaaacaagatgaagTTGTGCAACAAGATTGGAAG ATGGATATGGagccagttcttgcaattgatttTAACATTAAAG AGATTCCTAAGAGAGTCAATTGGGAGGGATATGTACCTCAAGGATCAGATCAATGGGAGTGGCAGATGCTTCTATCTAATCTTTTTGATGAGCGGCCTATATGGCCCAAGGAATCACTGACTAAACGTTTGCTTGATAAGGGCTTAACTTTTACAGTTGAGATGTTTAGAAG GCTTCTTTCTAGGATTGCATACTACTTCTCAAGTGGACCATTTCTCAGGTTTTGGATCAGAAAAGGATACGATCCTCGCAAGGATCCTGATTCTCGCAT ATATCAGAGAATTGATTTTCGTGTACCACAACCATTACGAAGTTATTGTGACGCTAATGCAGCCAAAGG ATTAAAGCATAGATGGGAGGAAATATGTGCATTTCAAGTTTTTCCTTACAAGTTCCAGACATCATTGCAGTTTTTTGAACTTGCTGATGATTACATTCAACAAGAGATAAGGAAGCCTTTAATGCAGACAACTTGCACG TTTGGAACAGGATGGTTCTCATACCACATGCTGAATTGCTTAAGACAGCGTCTTATGGTGAGGTTCCTATCAATCTTCCCCAAACCTGGTGCAGAAAATTTACTTAGAGCTGCTTCTGAAAGGTTTGAAAAGCTAAAGAAGGAAGGCAATAAGATTGCCTTAAAGCCTGGTGAAGTGCACCAGCAAACCAATGCAG AGTCTACAAGAAATGAAGATGAGGGGCCCAATAAtgttgaggatgaagaagaagatgaagttgaCAATGCTGAAGAAGAATTGGATCAATACGAGGCACTTGATCTGATTTTGGCTTCTCCAT GCCGAAGAGGACGGTGA
- the LOC121239711 gene encoding uncharacterized protein LOC121239711 isoform X3: MVDYQHVVAVHADVAERRKKRNWAEMEDPHFEKGGLMDVDQEDVMILLPPLFSLKDMPENLVLRPPPTLSSKTKQDEVVQQDWKMDMEPVLAIDFNIKEIPKRVNWEGYVPQGSDQWEWQMLLSNLFDERPIWPKESLTKRLLDKGLTFTVEMFRRLLSRIAYYFSSGPFLRFWIRKGYDPRKDPDSRIYQRIDFRVPQPLRSYCDANAAKGLKHRWEEICAFQVFPYKFQTSLQFFELADDYIQQEIRKPLMQTTCTFGTGWFSYHMLNCLRQRLMVRFLSIFPKPGAENLLRAASERFEKLKKEGNKIALKPGEVHQQTNAESTRNEDEGPNNVEDEEEDEVDNAEEELDQYEAEEDGEIYLQAQAYINVENISATHLQEIFDSFPSTEAGGDNTHDANISDEEYEIYEPDSDDCYSDDNDS, from the exons ATGGTGGACTACCAGCATGTTGTGGCTGTCCATGCGGACGTTGCcgagagaaggaaaaagagaaattggGCCGAGATGGAGGACCCACATTTtg AGAAGGGTGGTCTGATGGATGTGGATCAGGAGGATGTTATGATTCTGTTGCCCCCGCTTTTTTCGCTTAAGGATATGCCTGAGAATCTAGT GTTAAGACCACCACCCACATTaagttcaaaaacaaaacaagatgaagTTGTGCAACAAGATTGGAAG ATGGATATGGagccagttcttgcaattgatttTAACATTAAAG AGATTCCTAAGAGAGTCAATTGGGAGGGATATGTACCTCAAGGATCAGATCAATGGGAGTGGCAGATGCTTCTATCTAATCTTTTTGATGAGCGGCCTATATGGCCCAAGGAATCACTGACTAAACGTTTGCTTGATAAGGGCTTAACTTTTACAGTTGAGATGTTTAGAAG GCTTCTTTCTAGGATTGCATACTACTTCTCAAGTGGACCATTTCTCAGGTTTTGGATCAGAAAAGGATACGATCCTCGCAAGGATCCTGATTCTCGCAT ATATCAGAGAATTGATTTTCGTGTACCACAACCATTACGAAGTTATTGTGACGCTAATGCAGCCAAAGG ATTAAAGCATAGATGGGAGGAAATATGTGCATTTCAAGTTTTTCCTTACAAGTTCCAGACATCATTGCAGTTTTTTGAACTTGCTGATGATTACATTCAACAAGAGATAAGGAAGCCTTTAATGCAGACAACTTGCACG TTTGGAACAGGATGGTTCTCATACCACATGCTGAATTGCTTAAGACAGCGTCTTATGGTGAGGTTCCTATCAATCTTCCCCAAACCTGGTGCAGAAAATTTACTTAGAGCTGCTTCTGAAAGGTTTGAAAAGCTAAAGAAGGAAGGCAATAAGATTGCCTTAAAGCCTGGTGAAGTGCACCAGCAAACCAATGCAG AGTCTACAAGAAATGAAGATGAGGGGCCCAATAAtgttgaggatgaagaagaagatgaagttgaCAATGCTGAAGAAGAATTGGATCAATACGAG GCCGAAGAGGACGGTGAAATATATCTGCAGGCACAAGCAT ATATCAACGTGGAGAACATCTCAGCAACCCATTTGCAAGAGATATTTGATAGTTTTCCATCAACTGAAGCAGGTGGTGATAATACACATGATGCAAATATAAGTGACGAAGAATATGAAATATATGAGCCAGATAGTGATGACTGCTACTCCGATGACAATGACAGCTAG
- the LOC121239711 gene encoding general transcription factor 3C polypeptide 5-like isoform X1, with amino-acid sequence MGVIENGATSGVLPSSEAFAVHYPGYPSSTARAVKTLGGTEGILKARSSQSNKLELRFRPEDLYSHPAFGELRPCDNLLLKIAKKESSTDGGQICADIVARVPEAYHFDGMVDYQHVVAVHADVAERRKKRNWAEMEDPHFEKGGLMDVDQEDVMILLPPLFSLKDMPENLVLRPPPTLSSKTKQDEVVQQDWKMDMEPVLAIDFNIKEIPKRVNWEGYVPQGSDQWEWQMLLSNLFDERPIWPKESLTKRLLDKGLTFTVEMFRRLLSRIAYYFSSGPFLRFWIRKGYDPRKDPDSRIYQRIDFRVPQPLRSYCDANAAKGLKHRWEEICAFQVFPYKFQTSLQFFELADDYIQQEIRKPLMQTTCTFGTGWFSYHMLNCLRQRLMVRFLSIFPKPGAENLLRAASERFEKLKKEGNKIALKPGEVHQQTNAESTRNEDEGPNNVEDEEEDEVDNAEEELDQYEAEEDGEIYLQAQAYINVENISATHLQEIFDSFPSTEAGGDNTHDANISDEEYEIYEPDSDDCYSDDNDS; translated from the exons ATGGGAGTGATAGAAAACGGCGCCACATCCGGTGTATTGCCGAGCAGTGAGGCTTTCGCCGTCCACTATCCCGGCTACCCTTCTTCCACGGCACGTGCCGTTAAGACCCTCGGGGGCACCGAAGGAATTCTCAAG GCTCGCAGTTCACAATCGAACAAGTTGGAGCTCCGTTTCCGCCCTGAAGACCTGTATTCGCACCCGGCGTTCGGGGAGCTCCGTCCCTGCGACAATTTGCTGCTGAAAATAGCTAAGAAAGAGTCCAGTACTGATGGTGGCCAAATTTGCGCTGACATCGTTGCTCGCGTCCCCGAGGCTTATCACTTCGACGGAATGGTGGACTACCAGCATGTTGTGGCTGTCCATGCGGACGTTGCcgagagaaggaaaaagagaaattggGCCGAGATGGAGGACCCACATTTtg AGAAGGGTGGTCTGATGGATGTGGATCAGGAGGATGTTATGATTCTGTTGCCCCCGCTTTTTTCGCTTAAGGATATGCCTGAGAATCTAGT GTTAAGACCACCACCCACATTaagttcaaaaacaaaacaagatgaagTTGTGCAACAAGATTGGAAG ATGGATATGGagccagttcttgcaattgatttTAACATTAAAG AGATTCCTAAGAGAGTCAATTGGGAGGGATATGTACCTCAAGGATCAGATCAATGGGAGTGGCAGATGCTTCTATCTAATCTTTTTGATGAGCGGCCTATATGGCCCAAGGAATCACTGACTAAACGTTTGCTTGATAAGGGCTTAACTTTTACAGTTGAGATGTTTAGAAG GCTTCTTTCTAGGATTGCATACTACTTCTCAAGTGGACCATTTCTCAGGTTTTGGATCAGAAAAGGATACGATCCTCGCAAGGATCCTGATTCTCGCAT ATATCAGAGAATTGATTTTCGTGTACCACAACCATTACGAAGTTATTGTGACGCTAATGCAGCCAAAGG ATTAAAGCATAGATGGGAGGAAATATGTGCATTTCAAGTTTTTCCTTACAAGTTCCAGACATCATTGCAGTTTTTTGAACTTGCTGATGATTACATTCAACAAGAGATAAGGAAGCCTTTAATGCAGACAACTTGCACG TTTGGAACAGGATGGTTCTCATACCACATGCTGAATTGCTTAAGACAGCGTCTTATGGTGAGGTTCCTATCAATCTTCCCCAAACCTGGTGCAGAAAATTTACTTAGAGCTGCTTCTGAAAGGTTTGAAAAGCTAAAGAAGGAAGGCAATAAGATTGCCTTAAAGCCTGGTGAAGTGCACCAGCAAACCAATGCAG AGTCTACAAGAAATGAAGATGAGGGGCCCAATAAtgttgaggatgaagaagaagatgaagttgaCAATGCTGAAGAAGAATTGGATCAATACGAG GCCGAAGAGGACGGTGAAATATATCTGCAGGCACAAGCAT ATATCAACGTGGAGAACATCTCAGCAACCCATTTGCAAGAGATATTTGATAGTTTTCCATCAACTGAAGCAGGTGGTGATAATACACATGATGCAAATATAAGTGACGAAGAATATGAAATATATGAGCCAGATAGTGATGACTGCTACTCCGATGACAATGACAGCTAG